In Vitis riparia cultivar Riparia Gloire de Montpellier isolate 1030 chromosome 19, EGFV_Vit.rip_1.0, whole genome shotgun sequence, the following proteins share a genomic window:
- the LOC117908534 gene encoding 1-acyl-sn-glycerol-3-phosphate acyltransferase-like yields MEKTASGSVMRNRRLESFFNASPIPNMGVSWKIGSKKGVGERPKTDLYVEDDGWMSILISWIRIVTCFVSMMVTTFVWALIMLVLLPWPYERLRQGNIYGHVTGRMLMWILGNPMKIEGAEYSNTRAIYICNHASPLDIFLMMWLTPTGTVGIAKKEIVWYPLFGQLYVLANHLRIDRSNPTAAIQSMKEVARAIVKNKLSLILFPEGTRSKDGRLLPFKKGFVHLAMQSHLPIVPIVLTGTHLAWRKGSLHVRPAPLTVKYLPPIKTDDWTADKIDDHVKMVHDIYIKHLPQPQRPLVVEEETPTKG; encoded by the exons ATGGAGAAAACTGCAAGTGGTTCTGTTATGAGGAATAGAAGGTTGGAGAGTTTCTTCAACGCAAGTCCTATTCCAAACATGGGGGTGTCCTGGAAAATTGGCTCCAAGAAAGGGGTAGGAGAGAGGCCGAAAACCGATTTGTATGTTGAGGATGATGGATGGATGTCTATACTGATATCCTGGATTCGGATTGTCACATGTTTTGTGTCGATGATGGTTACTACCTTTGTGTGGGCCTTAATCATGCTTGTGCTTCTTCCATGGCCTTATGAGAGACTAAGGCAAGGGAATATTTATGGGCATGTGACTGGTCGAATGCTG ATGTGGATTTTGGGGAATCCTATGAAGATTGAAGGTGCCGAGTACTCTAACACAAGGGCTATTTATATCTGTAATCATGCATCTCCACTCGACATTTTCCTTATGATGTGGTTGACTCCAACGGGCACTGTTGGCATTGCAAAGAAAGAG ATTGTATGGTACCCTTTGTTTGGGCAACTTTATGTCTTGGCCAACCATCTCCGCATTGATCGCTCCAACCCAACTGCAGCCATCCAGTCCATGAAGGAG GTGGCTCGTGCAATTGTCAAAAACAAACTGTCCTTGATCCTTTTTCCTGAGGGCACCAGGTCCAAGGATGGACGATTACTCCCTTTTAAAAAG GGTTTTGTCCACTTGGCAATGCAATCGCACCTCCCTATCGTTCCAATTGTCCTGACAGGCACTCATCTTGCATGGAGGAAGGGCAGCTTACATGTTCGACCAGCACCCCTTACTGTAAAGTATCTTCCCCCAATCAAAACCGATGATTGGACTGCAGACAAGATCGATGACCATGTAAAAATGGTGCATGACATATACATCAAACACCTCCCACAGCCTCAGAGACCTCTTGTGGTAGAAGAAGAAACTCCCACCAAGGGCTGA